In one Dehalococcoidia bacterium genomic region, the following are encoded:
- a CDS encoding DinB family protein has translation MNYGVETDQRRWLLKAVREAAGEIGALFYGLPERELRRRPAEGEWCLKEVAAHLRDAERMYRRQIELIAREREPRLPYEPVDVLPYEHDYRSEPLPKLLYEWESEREETVWLLRALDEDDWERCGIHPHRGRTSIREIVREVHEHDLEHLVQARRLREQAGA, from the coding sequence GTGAACTACGGCGTCGAAACGGACCAGCGCCGATGGCTGCTGAAGGCCGTGCGCGAGGCGGCTGGTGAGATCGGCGCGCTGTTCTACGGCCTGCCGGAGCGCGAGCTTCGCCGCCGGCCCGCCGAGGGCGAGTGGTGTCTCAAGGAGGTCGCCGCCCACCTGCGGGACGCCGAGCGCATGTACCGCCGCCAGATCGAACTCATTGCCCGGGAGCGCGAGCCCCGGCTGCCTTACGAACCTGTCGACGTCCTGCCCTACGAGCACGACTACCGCTCCGAGCCCCTGCCGAAGCTCCTGTACGAGTGGGAGTCCGAGCGCGAGGAGACGGTGTGGCTACTGCGCGCCCTCGACGAGGACGACTGGGAGCGCTGCGGCATCCATCCCCATCGCGGCCGCACCTCAATCCGCGAGATCGTCCGCGAAGTGCACGAGCACGACCTCGAGCACCTGGTGCAGGCCCGCCGCCTGCGCGAGCAGGCCGGCGCCTAG